The following is a genomic window from Lysinibacillus sp. JNUCC-52.
AGTCCGATCTATATAAAGTAAGTCCACTTCCGTCCAATCATTTGAATTCTTTTTTTGAATATACACATTAAATAATTGCTTATGGCTTTTTAAAGCATACTTTTCTATTATACGTGATGTTAAATACTCTCCATACTTTCCTTTATCAAATATTACGTTAAACAGGCTGTATTTCGTTAGTGCATAGTAAATGCTTACTCGATAGTTTTTTTGCTTAAAATAAATAATTGATATGGCCATTAAAATGACTATTAGCAAGAAAATAATGTACACAAATTCTTCCCTCCTCATAATAAGTTTTTTAGTCTTTATTTTTTAAGTCCCTCAATTAGTTCACGAAGTCAAAGCACAAATCATTCATTACACAATTATACCAATATTTTCTAAAAAACGCGTATTTTTTATTTACATAGCATGAAAAACTCGACGATTTCATAAAGTGATTTAATGTTCTCTGAAATATTTAGTGTATTCATCTTGGAATATTACTAAAAATTTTTTGAGAAATGACTTGGATTTTGCATCCTAAGTTAATTATTAAATCTGTTGAAGGGGAGGTTTTTTGTTGAATTATTATGATCCGTATTATAGTGATTATGATGCAGTCTTTGGTGGCTTTATGGTTGTGTTCTTTTTAATATTTTTTGTATTTTTAATTATTGGCTATATTGTGAATGCACTAATTTATTTTATGGCATCTAAAACAAATGGCTTTAGCGACATTGCTTATATCGCGTGGATTCCAATTATAAATATTTACAGTTTATTTCTTCTAACTGCTAATGGTGATGACGATGCAACAATTCGTGCAGCTGCTAAAAAAACAACCTTAATTTATGCAGGTCTATTTATCGTTTCCTTTGTCCCTGTAGTTGGTATAATCGCATCTCTTGCTATGTTTTGCTATTGGATTTATTATACCTATCGTCTCTTATACCGTTGGACGGGAGAGACAGGAAAAGCTGTTCTCTATATGATCTTATCAATTATTACTTGCGGCTTATTCTTTGCCATTTATGGCTTAATGCGTATGAAACGCCCATTCATAGTATAGGCGACCCTATTAATTCCTCTTTCGTTTAAAAACTGAAAGAGGATTTTTTTGTGCTTCAGTACATTCTTCTGTTCCTATTTAATGCAATTCAGTGTTAGATGATTTTCCCTCATCTTTCCAATATTTTTAAAAAAAGAAGTCAGAAATTATGATGGATATGCTATATTATAGTTAGAAAATTTAGACATTCTAACTTTTAAAGAAAAGGGGATTTTTGATTATGTATGAAAATATTTTAAGACATCCAGGGCCGACACCTATTCCAAAAAAAGTGCAGCTTGCGATGAACCGAGATATCTTCAGCCATCGAAGCAATGAATTTGTCGAGCTATATCGGGAAACAACTGAGCTCGTGAAACCTATTTTCGGCACTAAGCAGGACATTTTATTGCTTCCATCTGGTGGTACAGCAGCATTAGAAGCAGCAGCTGTCAATACCGTTTGTGCAGGTGAGGATGTCGTTGTCATTACGGTAGGCGCTTTTGGGGATTATTTCGTTTCGATTTGTGAAAAATATGGCTTTAACGTACATAAGCTTGCGAAACAATGGGGACAAGCATGCACTGCTGAAGAGTTACGTAATTTTTTACAGCCTTTGCAAAATATTAAAGCTGTTTTTGTTACGTACAATGAAACTTCCACAGGTATTTTAAATCCAATTGCAGAATTAGCACAGGTTGTTCGTGAAGAAAGTGATGCGTTAGTCATTGTGGATGGGGTAAGCTGTATTGGTGGAGCTCCTGCTGAAATGGATGCATGGGGCATTGATATTCTCGTAACTGGCTCACAAAAGGCTATGATGCTTCCTCCTGGACTTTCACTTATGAGTGTAAGCGACAGAGCGTGGAAGGTCATTGAAGAAAATAAAGCGCCCTCTTATTACTTGAATTTATTAAGCTACCGCGATTGGGCAGAGAAAGGGATGACACCAAATACCCCTACCATTACATTAATTTATGGGCTACACGAAGTGTGTAAACTTATTGAGCATGAAGGTGGTTTTGCCCAAACCATTGCCCGTCATGAACTGATGAAAAATATGGTGCGCAGCGCGATGAAAGCACTTCATATTGAGCTTTTGACAGATGATGACTACGCTTCTCCTACAATAACAGCCATTATGGCACCAAAAGGTATTGCATTAGGTGAATTTCTGACACATCTTAAACAACGATATCATCTAGACTTTGCGGGCGGATTAGGTCATTTACAAGGTGAAATTTTCAGATTTGGCCATATGGGCTACTGCTTCCCAAGCGATGTTTTGCAAGCCGTTTCATTAATGGAGGCGGCACTACAAGACTTTTCTTATGACTTTGAGCCTGGTGCGGGTGTTAGCGCAGCGCATAAAGTGTTTTTAGCGGCACAACGAAGCTAACCTACTTTAACAGCAATAGACTGCTTGACGATAAAACATATCTAGCAGTCTATTTTTTTGTATACGCAATTCAACGAATTTTTTTCATATATTCCTCGCGCATTTCCTGAGGAACCATGCTGCCTCCTGTTGCCCATACAAGATGTGTTGCTTGTTCCATTTCATCCACTAAACCTTGATTTTCCAAATAACTTCGCCCATTCTTCATTAGTTGAATTGGTCCAAACATCCCTGCATGTGCAGACGGTTCTAAAAATAATCCTTCACAGTCCATGGCTAAACTGAGTGACGTAAACAATTCTTCGTCTTTTACTGTATAACAGCCGCTAATATATGTTTCCATCACTTTGCCAACAAATTTGGATGCACGTCCAACGGCTAGTCCATCCGCTTCCGTTCTATTGTCTAAACCGATATCCTCTACACTGATTTCATCGTGTAAACCTGTCATAAGTCCGATTGTCATACACGGTGAAGCAGTTGGTTCAGCAAAGAAAATATGAACATGCTCCCCAAACATTTCGCGCAAACCATATGCAACTCCACCAGGTCCACCGCCAACACCACATGGTAAATAAACAAACAATGGATGTGCCTCATCCACTTGAATATTTGCCTTTTTTAATTGATTTTTTAAGCGCATTGCTGCTACTGCATAGCCAGCAAATAAATCTTTAGAATTCTCATCATCAATAAAATGACACATTGGATTTTGTGAAGCTTCCTGTCTTCCCTGCTCTACAGCAACACTATAATCCGCCTCGTATTCAATGACTGTTGCCCCTTTTTCTCTTAATAATGCTTTCTTCCACTCTTTTGCGTCACTCGACATATGTACAACGACATTGAATCCTAGTTTTTTGCCCATTATGCCGATACTAAGCCCTAAATTGCCTGTTGAGCCTACCGCAATTGTGTATTGCTGAAAGAATGTTCGTAGTTCTTCTGTAGCAAACATTGCGTAATCATCGTCTACTTTCACCTTACCATGAGCAATTGCCAATCGCTCGGCATGCTTTAATACTTCATAAATACCTCCTCGCGCCTTGATTGAACCCGAAATAGGTAACGCATGATCACATTTTAAAAATAATTGACCTGGAATTAATAGTTGAAACTCTTTTTCAAGTGCTACCTTCATTCCATCTATCTCCTGAATAGAGGACTCAATCAGTCCTTTGCTTTCTACTAGTTCTGGAAAAGCAATATTTAAATAGGAAGAAAAGCGTGTTAGCGTTTCTTCCGCATCCTCAACCTCTTCTATGGAAAAGAGAGTTGTACTTGCATTTTTCGACCATTTTGTATTTTCCCAAAATACAGTGTCTCGATTTTTAATCTTTTCAAGTTTTGGAAATAGGTGAAATAATTCGTTTTTTAGTTTATTTTCCATCTGTGGAGCCCTCCATTTTTTGTGCCAAAATTGCTCGTTCACAAATTTGTCGAAATTTCATTTCAAACAGTATATTGTTTTCTTTCGTTCTTTTTTTAGGTCCCTTGGTTCGTCCTCCTGCCCGTCTAATCTTCTGTCCAACATGACGCATATCGAGCAGACGTTCGATGTTTTCACTAGACATTTCCCTACCGTTTTGATCAATCGGATACCCACCTCTTGCCAAAACCATAGCTGCTAAACCGTAATCCTGTGTAATCACAATATCGTGTTTTGAAAGCGCATTCACTAGCGTGAAATCAACCGAATCTGGTCCCTTCGGCACAATAATTGTTATTACATTTTCACGTTCAATACGGTGTGATGTATCGCAAAACAAGATAGTTTCAATCTCAAACTCAGATGATATAGATAGCGCTAAATCCACGACTGGACAGGCATCAGCATCAATTAATACCTTCACAATAAAGCATCATTCCTTTCTCATAATTAGATGAATCAAGCACCTCTATATTATTTTAATATAACATTCTCAAGACCTCGATTGCTCATTTTTTCACAAACTTATTTGACTTGGAAAAAGTATTTTATTGAATAGTGTGAAAAATAGATATACGATACACCTATCAATTAATTGGAGGTTTTCAATATGACAACAACAACTGTAAGCAACGATCAATTAGCAAAAGAATACGTTGACGGCGTGTTCGAGCAACTGAAAAACCAAAACAGTCATCAAGCGGAGTTTTTACAAGCAGCTGAAGAGATTTTCATTTCATTAGTGCCTGTATTTGCACAACACCCTGAATATATTAAGGCAAATATTCTTTCTCGTATCGTAGAGCCAGATCGCATCATTTCATTCCGCGTAGCATGGCAAGATGATAACAACCAAGTGCAAGTAAACCGTGGTTATCGTGTACAGTACAGCAATGTCATGGGACCTTATAAAGGCGGGCTTCGCTTCCACCCTTCAGTAAATGAATCCATTATTAAGTTTTTAGGCTTTGAGCAGATTTTTAAAAACGCATTAACTGGTCAACCAATCGGTGGTGGTAAAGGTGGATCAAACTTTAATCCAAAAGGTAAATCTGATTCTGAAATCATGCGTTTCTGCCAAGCATTCATGACTGAATTATACCGTCATATTGGTCCAGATGTCGATGTTCCTGCTGGCGATATCGGTGTTGGTGCTCGTGAAGTAGGTTATTTATGGGGTCAATACAAGCGTATTACAAAAGCAAATGAATCTGGCGTATTAACAGGTAAAACACCTGGTTACGGTGGTTCATTAGCTCGTAAAGAAGCAACTGGTTATGGTACAGTGTACTTCGTAGAAGAAATGTTAAAAGAAGTAAATGATTCATTTGAAGATAAAACTCTTGTTGTTTCTGGTTCAGGGAATGTATCAACTTATGCAATTGAAAAAGCACAAGCATACGGGGCAAAAGTTGTAGCTTGCTCTGATTCTTCAGGCTACATTTATGATGCTGAAGGATTGGATCTGGATGTCATTAAAGAAATTAAAGAAGTAAAAGGTGACCGTATATCAACTTACGTTGACTACCGTCCAAATGCTACATTTACAGAAGGTTGTACAGGAATTTGGTCTATTCCATGTGATATTGCTCTACCATGCGCAACGCAAAACGAAATTAACGGCGACGCTGCTCGTACATTAATTTCAAATGGTGTAAAAGCAATTGGTGAAGGTGCCAACATGCCATCTGATCTTGAAGCCATTAACGAATTTTTAAACGCTGGTGTATTATTTGGACCTGCAAAAGCAGCAAATGCTGGTGGTGTTGCAGTATCTGCACTAGAAATGGCACAAGATTCAAGTCGCGTATTCTGGACATTTGAAGAAGTAGATGCGAAGCTACACCAAATTATGAAAAATATTTATGCAGATAGTAAAGCTGCTGCTGACAAATACGGCTATCCAGGAAACCTAGTAGTTGGTGCAAACATCGCTGGCTTTATAAAAGTAGCTGATGGAATGCTTGCTGAAGGTATCTATTAATACAATTTATTCGATTATTCAACCATCTAGTAACTAGAATCCTTTATTAATATTTTAAATTTTCTTAATTTCACATAAGGTGATAACGATTATTCGTTATCACCTTGTTTTTTAGTATAAAATGGGTAAAAAACAAGCATAAATAAGTTTATAACGAACGTTTTTTATATTAAACATTATAATTATTCGTGTTATAATGTTAGAGTACTATGAAATATTGGAGGGTTTTTTGTGGAATTATTGTATACAGGTAAAACGAAAAATGTATTCAAGTTAGAAGATGGTCATTACTTATTAAAATTTAAAGATGATGTAACTGGAGAAAATGGCGTATTTGATCCTGGCGCAAATACTGTAGGTTTAACAATTGATGGTGCTGGCCTAGCGGGTCTTCGCTTAACTTCTTATTTCTACTCAAAACTAAATGAACAAGGTGTCCCTACTCACTACGTAGATGCAAACTTCGAAGATGCAACGATGACAGTCAAGCCCGCAACCGTTTTCGGTAAAGGGTTAGAAGTTATTTGCCGCTTCAAAGCTGTTGGCTCTTTCCTACGTCGTTATGGCGCTTATGTACAAGAAGGACAACCTTTAGATTCTTTCGTTGAAGTAACAATTAAAGATGATGATCGTCTTGATCCTCCAATTTCTGAAGATGCTTTAGCTATGTTAAACCTGTTAACACATGAAGAATATGCAATATTAAAACAACGCACAATTGAAATTTCTAAATTCGTTGGTGCAGAGCTAGCCAAAAAAGGCTTAACGCTTTACGATATTAAGTTAGAGTTTGGTCGTGATGCAAAAACAAATGAAATATTATTAATTGATGAAATTTCTGGCGGTAATATGCGTGCATACAAAGGCGAACAATATATTGAGCCATTAGAGCTTGAAAAAATTATGTTAGCTGACTAATAACTGCTACCCTTCTAAGTAATACGTTTACTTAGAAGGGTTTTGTTTTCAATATTCTTTTTTGTAAAATCCTCTCTATTATAAATTACCGATAATTCCCTGTAGCTATAAGGTTTCCTTTCATTTATGCTCGAATACGTTGGGCAAAAAATTTAATCCCAGGATATTTTTTGAAACCTTTCATCTTTTCACTCGTATATTGAGTAGAAACAAACTTATCATCTTAGGAGGTAGTTTAATGGAAAACTATAATGAAACAACGCAACAAGAAAGGCCTAAAGTTAATCCGTTTCTGTCTACTTGGATGCATCCAAAGCAAACAGCTCGCTACATGATTGATGCAAAATCTATCGGTTATGCTATCCTTGTTATGTCCATCGGTTATATTGGTTCTTTGCTTTCAGGCCTTATAGATAGTAATTTCTTACTAGATGTGTCCCCATGGATTATCGTGCTATTTTGTATCATTTTAGCACCAATTTCAGGAATTGCCGGTACAGCATTCTCTAGCCTTATTTTTTGGCTATTTGGTAAATTGTTTAAAGGTACTGCAACGTATTCTGACTTATTTAAAGCACTGAGCTTAACTGCTGTACCATTTATTTTAGCTATTCCTTTTTATTTAATTTGGCTATTTACCTCACAAGAATCATTAATGGATACTAACTTTATCGGGGCTACTCCTTGGATTTTTTGGCCAGCAATGTTAGTGACTGCTGTTGTTATCATTTGGTCCTTTGTGACTACAGTAGCTGTTGTTGCCGAGGCGCATCAAATTTCAAATTGGAAAGCATTCTTTACAATCTTTATTCCTTCTATCATAGGAGGAGTCCTTGTCTTTGTATTGGTTGCTGTTCTCTTTATTGGCCTTATCGGTATTAGCATGATGTAATAAAAATCTCCCGCTCTCAAATGAGAGGGGAGATTTTTTAGTTTAAAACCGACTATCTACAGATTAAACGGAAAGTACCGTCTGTTGCTGGAATAACTCGGATACACCAGATGCAACAGCTGCCCCACTAACAGCACGTGAAACAATTTCAACAACACGCTCATCTAAAGATTTAGGCACAATATATTCTTCTGTTAATTCTTCATCGCTAACAAGAGAAGCAATAGCTTCAACTGCCGCTAATTTCATATCCTCATTAATATCTGTAGCACGTACATCTAATGCTCCGCGGAAAATTCCTGGGAAAGCTAAAACATTATTAATTTGATTTGGGTAATCTGAACGTCCAGTACCCATAATACGAACGCCCCACTTTTTAGCGTTTTCATACGTAATTTCAGGATTCGGGTTGGCTAATGCAAAAACAACTGGATTTTCATTCATAGATGCAATATGTGCTTCTGTTAATAAATTCGCAACGGACACGCCGATAAAGACATCTGCACCTACAAGAGCATCTTCCAACGTACCATGAATTTTTTCTGGATTTGTTAAATGTGCAACGGCCTCTTTAATCGGATTCATACCTTCCACGCGACCTTCATAAATAATTCCTTTTGTATCGCACATATAAATATTTTTATAGCCCATTTGCACAAGGATACGTAAAATAGCAATACCTGCTGCACCCGCACCATTAATGACCACTTTCATTGTTGCTACATCTTTTTTTACGATACGATTTGCATTTATCATGCCCGCTCCTACAACGATGGCAGTGCCATGTTGATCATCATGAAACACAGGAATATCACATTCTTGACGTAGACGATCTTCAATTTCGAAGCAACGCGGTGCTGAAATATCTTCTAAATTAACAGCACCAAATGTTGGCGCAAGCGCCTTCACAATGCTGACGATTT
Proteins encoded in this region:
- a CDS encoding pyridoxal-phosphate-dependent aminotransferase family protein; the encoded protein is MYENILRHPGPTPIPKKVQLAMNRDIFSHRSNEFVELYRETTELVKPIFGTKQDILLLPSGGTAALEAAAVNTVCAGEDVVVITVGAFGDYFVSICEKYGFNVHKLAKQWGQACTAEELRNFLQPLQNIKAVFVTYNETSTGILNPIAELAQVVREESDALVIVDGVSCIGGAPAEMDAWGIDILVTGSQKAMMLPPGLSLMSVSDRAWKVIEENKAPSYYLNLLSYRDWAEKGMTPNTPTITLIYGLHEVCKLIEHEGGFAQTIARHELMKNMVRSAMKALHIELLTDDDYASPTITAIMAPKGIALGEFLTHLKQRYHLDFAGGLGHLQGEIFRFGHMGYCFPSDVLQAVSLMEAALQDFSYDFEPGAGVSAAHKVFLAAQRS
- a CDS encoding D-serine ammonia-lyase, translated to MENKLKNELFHLFPKLEKIKNRDTVFWENTKWSKNASTTLFSIEEVEDAEETLTRFSSYLNIAFPELVESKGLIESSIQEIDGMKVALEKEFQLLIPGQLFLKCDHALPISGSIKARGGIYEVLKHAERLAIAHGKVKVDDDYAMFATEELRTFFQQYTIAVGSTGNLGLSIGIMGKKLGFNVVVHMSSDAKEWKKALLREKGATVIEYEADYSVAVEQGRQEASQNPMCHFIDDENSKDLFAGYAVAAMRLKNQLKKANIQVDEAHPLFVYLPCGVGGGPGGVAYGLREMFGEHVHIFFAEPTASPCMTIGLMTGLHDEISVEDIGLDNRTEADGLAVGRASKFVGKVMETYISGCYTVKDEELFTSLSLAMDCEGLFLEPSAHAGMFGPIQLMKNGRSYLENQGLVDEMEQATHLVWATGGSMVPQEMREEYMKKIR
- a CDS encoding YaiI/YqxD family protein, which codes for MKVLIDADACPVVDLALSISSEFEIETILFCDTSHRIERENVITIIVPKGPDSVDFTLVNALSKHDIVITQDYGLAAMVLARGGYPIDQNGREMSSENIERLLDMRHVGQKIRRAGGRTKGPKKRTKENNILFEMKFRQICERAILAQKMEGSTDGK
- the gdhA gene encoding NADP-specific glutamate dehydrogenase, yielding MTTTTVSNDQLAKEYVDGVFEQLKNQNSHQAEFLQAAEEIFISLVPVFAQHPEYIKANILSRIVEPDRIISFRVAWQDDNNQVQVNRGYRVQYSNVMGPYKGGLRFHPSVNESIIKFLGFEQIFKNALTGQPIGGGKGGSNFNPKGKSDSEIMRFCQAFMTELYRHIGPDVDVPAGDIGVGAREVGYLWGQYKRITKANESGVLTGKTPGYGGSLARKEATGYGTVYFVEEMLKEVNDSFEDKTLVVSGSGNVSTYAIEKAQAYGAKVVACSDSSGYIYDAEGLDLDVIKEIKEVKGDRISTYVDYRPNATFTEGCTGIWSIPCDIALPCATQNEINGDAARTLISNGVKAIGEGANMPSDLEAINEFLNAGVLFGPAKAANAGGVAVSALEMAQDSSRVFWTFEEVDAKLHQIMKNIYADSKAAADKYGYPGNLVVGANIAGFIKVADGMLAEGIY
- a CDS encoding phosphoribosylaminoimidazolesuccinocarboxamide synthase is translated as MELLYTGKTKNVFKLEDGHYLLKFKDDVTGENGVFDPGANTVGLTIDGAGLAGLRLTSYFYSKLNEQGVPTHYVDANFEDATMTVKPATVFGKGLEVICRFKAVGSFLRRYGAYVQEGQPLDSFVEVTIKDDDRLDPPISEDALAMLNLLTHEEYAILKQRTIEISKFVGAELAKKGLTLYDIKLEFGRDAKTNEILLIDEISGGNMRAYKGEQYIEPLELEKIMLAD
- a CDS encoding Yip1 family protein, giving the protein MENYNETTQQERPKVNPFLSTWMHPKQTARYMIDAKSIGYAILVMSIGYIGSLLSGLIDSNFLLDVSPWIIVLFCIILAPISGIAGTAFSSLIFWLFGKLFKGTATYSDLFKALSLTAVPFILAIPFYLIWLFTSQESLMDTNFIGATPWIFWPAMLVTAVVIIWSFVTTVAVVAEAHQISNWKAFFTIFIPSIIGGVLVFVLVAVLFIGLIGISMM
- a CDS encoding NAD(P)-dependent malic enzyme, with amino-acid sequence MDIMKKALEMHAHYSGKLEVISKVPVQDSYDLSLAYSPGVAAPCIEIEKNPSLVYDYTMKGNMVAIVSDGTAVLGLGDIGPKAALPVMEGKAILLKRFANVDAFPICLDTKSTDEIVSIVKALAPTFGAVNLEDISAPRCFEIEDRLRQECDIPVFHDDQHGTAIVVGAGMINANRIVKKDVATMKVVINGAGAAGIAILRILVQMGYKNIYMCDTKGIIYEGRVEGMNPIKEAVAHLTNPEKIHGTLEDALVGADVFIGVSVANLLTEAHIASMNENPVVFALANPNPEITYENAKKWGVRIMGTGRSDYPNQINNVLAFPGIFRGALDVRATDINEDMKLAAVEAIASLVSDEELTEEYIVPKSLDERVVEIVSRAVSGAAVASGVSELFQQQTVLSV